The Lathyrus oleraceus cultivar Zhongwan6 chromosome 5, CAAS_Psat_ZW6_1.0, whole genome shotgun sequence genome includes the window ATGGTGACACTTTTCTCCAGTGGACAAGATTATTCATTCAGTCTCTTCCATAAAATGACTGTTATTAATCATTGGTCGCTTCATCAGTTGGAAATTAAAAATACCTTTTTACACAGAGAATTGGAAGAGGAAGTGTATATGGATCAACCTCCAAGTTTTATTGTTCCTGGTAACTCAAGACTTATTTGTCAGCTTCATCCCTCTCTTTATGGGTTGAAACAGTCTCCACGTTCTTGGTTTGTTCGTTTCAGCTCTGCCTTCATGCAATTTGGCATGACTATATGTGAATAAGATCACCCTTTTTTCTTCCTTCATTCCTCCACCGGTCATCACATCTTTCTCGtggtctatgttgatgacattgttaTCACTAGAGACGATACAAAGGGTATCCAACGACTCAAAACTCATATTTTAAAAAACTTTCAGACAAAAGATATGGTTCCACTCAGATACTTCTTAGGTATTGAAGTTGCTCAGTCCTTATCAGGCATTGCAATTAACCAACGTAAGTATGCATTAGACATTCTAACTGAAACTGGTATGCTTGACTGTCGTCCGAttgatactcctatggatcccAACGTCAAGCTTCATTCGGGCCAGGGGGAGTTGTTGAAAGACCCAGGAAGATATCGACATCTAGTGGATAAACTCAATTATCTTATTATCATCAGACCGAATATTACTTTTGCAGTGAGCATTGTGAGCCAATTCCTAAACATCCCTTGTGATACTCATTGAATGCAGTTATTCGGATTTTCAGATATATAATGAATGCACCAGGAAGATTCCTATTATATGAAGATAAGGGTGATGCTAAAGTCACTTGTTATTCATATGTAGACTTATTATCAatgttttttatgtgagatactcttttaaattgattttgggAACATAGGGAATATTGACCTTTAGCCTATTTGTTGAACCTAGGGCAATTGTTATACTTACGTTGGTTGAATAAGAATAGGAGATCCTAAGTAGTGGCATATAGATTTAATGTTATGTGCATCGCCTAACCCTGTTTACACTGgcggactagggatagaaagcttcgggtagtggttagtgagttatttcgtgagaAATCAGTTATAAAGGCTTTGTTGATTCGCTGTGGAATTATAGTGGTAAGATCATTCATATAAGAtatcaaacatcaacaatagatAAATAGGGGATTCTAAACACAACCTAACCGCTTTCGTAATTTTTTTAATCTCTTGTTTACTTTTTGCATAAAAACTCAAAAGTTCCCTCTCTATTTCTAGTTTTTATACGTTGCACACATTTTTTATTGTTAGAAGGCAGTCCCTGTGGATTTGATCTTTTTATTACTGTGAAATTATCAATACACTTGCTGAGAAGTCATCAACATGTCCAACCTAATGATGTGATGATATGTCCAATGATGCTAATCAACAAAAGCACCTTGAGAAGAATCCCATCACCACCACCATAGTAAAAAGCATAACAAGACGATCTAGAGCAAATCTACCATCTTGAAATCAAATAACCAGAAGGATCCCCACATCAGTAGCAAAAGCCTGACTATTTGCAAAGGTTTGAGGAGTATGTCATGGGCAGTTGGGCAATTGAAATCTCGCCCAAATTTTATGCTAACCCAACAAGATTTGGAATAAGCTTTCCGACCTTTTATGATGACCAAACAGAGCACATGAAGATCCAAAACTTGCGGGAGCATTTTCCCAAATATGCGGTTATGGAGACCTACTTCATTCAGCAAGATGAAACCTTGTAGAATAAGAGAGCTGAAACGAGGAATCTATGGGCCATGCAGAATCAGCAATTTCATGATGATGTTCAAGATCTCAACAGCTACTTTAACTCCGACAGTATATGACTTAGGAGTTTTCAgttttagtttttatttttatttccccTTTTGTAATATGATCCAAAGAAGAGTACTAGCTAGATCTTTAAAAGCTCCTCCCTTGTACTTTTCTTTGCTTGAAATTAATGAACTTGTTTGCTGTTGTTTTTTCTTTCAGCTTTTAATTTGCTACCTTGTCAGTGCCATCATGAAAAAGAAAAGATAAAGAAAATAGAAAGGGAAACCGACTACTTGTACTAAATCTTCAGATACCTTAGCTTGTATGGTTTGAGCCAAATATTTTCTATTATTTAATTTTCCTTCTTATGAGAGTATTCATGCATTATTCATTTTCTGGTATTTGCATTTTTTTCTAATTTTAAGTTGATTGGTTTGATAAATACACACTGAGGTAATTGTTTGTGAAAATTCTGAGCCTTTTGAGCCACCCTATTTCAATATGATGATATTCGTTGTTTAGCCAATTTGAATCTTAGCATTTCTTTCGGTGACATAGGCTTATTATATAGTCATTGACTTGTAAGATAAATTCTTACTACCTTCTTTGGAGTTACGTAGAAATAATTGTTTTACTTATCTGATGAAAAAAAAAAGTTTGGGGTTTCTCTTGGAAGTTAGAAACGAATAAGTTTGGAGGTTGGTGTACTAGAGAAATGgtcaaaaagaaaagaaaagaaaaataagaagtTAAAATAGCTTTTTCAAAAAGAGTTTGTGAAAAATAGGACCAAAAATATGCAAATTCTCTAGTACCAAGTAAATAAAAGAGTGATATGGAAAGAAATTGATAACTTCGAGAAAACTaggtacctaactccaaagaTTTAAGCCTATTATCCTAAATTTTCTTACCTTGATATAAGCCACGTTATAACCTGtaaaagacctcaaaagtgtgtgttTAAAGATGACTTAGATTGATTCGattagaaaattttcaaattcattGTTAAATCTTTTTGTATGTTGATTGAACGATTATCCTGTCAATTCAAGTGTATCATTGTGAGATGAGAGACATGTTGAGTATGAGTATGTCAGAAGAAATTTTCCAAATTGATTGGATCGAAGCAGGGAACCAAAATATTGATTAGAAAAATGTGACATTCATTGGTAAGGGTAAGCATTTTAATTCTGATGAAATGTTTAGTGTGTAGGTAGGTTACTTGAGGAGAAACAACAATTTAAATTTGGGGGTTGTGATGACAGATGTCATTCATGATTTTTATGAGAAAATTCAAATGAATTCAGAAGAATAAAGACCAAAACTCTAAAAGGCATATAAAAGTGTGAAGAATTGAGCAATAAGCCAATACAAAGAAGAAACAAAGATTTAGTGAAATTTATAAAGTGAAAAAAAACGAAAGATTTGATTATAGAATGATCGAAATACGAGGATTCATTAATGATAGAAGAAAGACTCAAGAAGAAATGATGAAGAAAGGCACATGAATTGGTTACAATGATTGTAACTGAAAAAACGGTAATTTTGGCTGAATGATACTACTTGTTGAATACAATTTTATATCCCTTGAATTACATTGGCAGAAGGCCTTATAACAAGAAAATTCAACAGAATAAACAATGAAAGCAAGATTATTACTTGTAATTATAAACGTCTTTCATGATAATAATTGTAAGAGCCAAAGTGGCACGGTATTTGAATGAAGCACTAATAATAAGAAAATTAATATCTCCGAGCAATCACTATCAATAAGATTTTAATGAGAATCATAATAGTAATACAAATGTAACACACTCATGTTTTCATAATCATCATAATATATTAGTATATACTATCAAATCCTAACTATATATACGCATGTCGCGCGGATCACATCTACATTAGCAAAGCAACAGCGACGAAAGCCGCGGCGGATCCTCCAACGGCGACTCTGAAGAAAGCGGCGGGGGCAGAACTCGCAGGAGCGTCAGCTGGGCCATCGGCGGCGACAGCGTCATCAGTAGGTCCAGAAGCAAAGGGTGACATGGATGGAGAGGTGGTGGGAGATACGGGAGCGGGAGGAGATTCTGTCGGAGAAGCAGCTGGAGATTCTTCGGAGGCTGGTGTTGTAGAAGATGGAGACGAGGCCTGAGGGGGAGTAGCGGTGGAGGTTGGAGATTGTGATTGGGACTCAGTGGGAGAGGGAGCAGTGCTGGTGGTTGGAGGGGGAGTCGAAGTAGTGGTTGGAGGAGGAGTGGCGGTGGTGGTTGGAGGGGGAGTGGCGGCGTGGGATGCTTTTGGTGAAGAAGCTGGGACGGGGGAGGATTTTGGTGCATCGGAGGAGGGAGTGGTGGTGGGTGCTAGACCGGAAGCGAGGGTGGAGAGTAATGTGATGATGAAGAAGAAAGCAATgttggaagaagaagaagaagaagaagacatgGCTGGTTGATGATGATAGTTGGTATGAGAAAGAGAGAAATTTTGAAGAAAAGAAAGCGAAAGGAAAAGGTTATTTATATGGAAAGAAATGAAAGAGAGAGATGAGAAGAAGAAGGGAGTTTGGAAGGGCGAGGATTTTTGTTTTTTGGGTCTTTACCGAGTCAACCGCTCAACCGAGCATTTTTAACAAAACCAATAAAATTAAACAGATTTTATTACTTTATTCATTGATTGATATGGGAGGAACATTTGGAAACAAGATTAACTACCATTCAAATTTCTATTTCTTTGTTGTACGTAACTTAATAAATCTATTCATAACGCGCCAATCATTCTTATTGGTTGTTTTTCAGACActcatttattattattattattattattattattattataactAAACTTTTTGTTCTATACTGATCATTCATTTAATAAATGTGTTTATTTGATCTCTTAAATATAATTTTGTTGGACAAATTAGTCTATTTTActaaattttattaaattaaattaataaaattagTAATGAGTcaattgtaaataaacttaataAAATAGAATAAAGATTTTAATAGATACGAGAATCTAAAAAAAATAATCCTAAAAAACACAAGAAGATCATAGACAACCAAAATATAACTCAAAAAAAAATATCATAAAACAATTAAACATTCAAAATCTGACAACACCGGCAATATGGAACCAAAACCAAACAATGTAGCTATTATTAGACAAACTAACAAATAAAAATGTTAACTCTAAGATTGAAAGTGCAAGAGAAATTAGAACAATGGTTCGAAAATCATCTAAAATCCGCTTCAATtttgttgttggtggtggtgtCATTCAACCACTTATCTTCATGCTCTCTTATTTCAATTTTTATGTTCTCAATTATCTCTACTCATTCTCCTCAACTTTATTGTTTGTAATGAATATTCAGTCCTTTTCTTGTTTCTTATTTACATTATGTATTCCCCCTTTTGGGTATTTTTTCAATTCTATGTTCTTGGGGTTTTTTAGGTATAATTGTTTTAGGTTACTCTTTTAAGTTATGTTTTAGTTGTCTATGTTCTTTGGAGATTTTAGGTTTAATTATTTTAGGTTATTGTTATGTGTCGGTCAAAAGGCACAACAATTATGACTCAAAGAGCACTGATCCATTGCATCACTTGCGGAGCAAGTATGCTATTCTGGTCTAGAGTGCAAGTGATTAAATTCAAGATCCATCTGAGAGATCCCCGAATTCCACGCCTAAAGATTAAAAAGTTGTTATAATTTTCCTGCTATATAAGAGCGAAGCACACTATTTTTCAAGTATAATTTGAATTCAAACTTCATTCACTTATCTAACTCTCATACTGACTTAGGCGTTAGAGTGCTAACCTTCCAGGTCATCCCCTTTTCCACCCCACTTGAAACCTAAGTCTTTTGTTGCCATACGCAACCTCCAATCAACGAAAAAAATTTGTTCCCTCGTGGAACAGTGCCACCGTGTATAGGAATCAATATTTGATTCCTATGTTTTCCACGATTTAAACATTTGTTTCTCGATTCACTGAGCTAAAGCTTCCTCAACCAGAATATTCATATTTACTAAATTTCAACAAAAATCGTACATTGGTAGGCGACTTTCCTTTCTAACAATCAACTATAATAATATCTCTAGTTAATCGACTTATAGGTTCTAGGAATGAGTCGTTCATTTAACTTCGTGAGGTAGCTTCTAGCATATATGTTACAATCCTTCTCAATTAGGTTGTAGTTTCCCCcattggggggggggggggggggagggcACGAAGACTTGTCTCATGAAAACTAAGTCTCCCTCATGCATTTATGTTCGAACAACTTTGGAGTTATACCTTATGGTCACCCTTTGTTTGGCGGAGAACTCTCTAATGAGGGAAATGTCTCTTTTTTCATCAATTAGGTGTTAGCCTGAGATTTTTGATTCAGCATGTTTGACGAGAGTGAGGGTGAAATAAATATACAGGCTAAGTACAGATAGCTAAATCATGTTTTTGACACCAGAGTCATAAAGTTTGATAGGGAGGATTCTCGATAGAGGCCGTTGGAAGACGCAAAGTTGTTTTCGACAGGAAGCAAAGTTGATGACAAAAGGTCAAGTAATATCATATGTGTCGAATGATGGAGAGTTGATTGTTTTTTACGGTTATTGATGTACATGTATATAAGTTGGTTTGACTCCTAGAAAACCGAACCTGCACATATTTTTTTGTCAATAAAAACGGTGGACCCTTTCCTTTGTGATCTTAGATACGGCTTTAGCCTCAATCTATTTCATAGAATATTCCATTCATACGATCAAGAAATTTAGCTGGCCGAGATCCAGGTACAAAGTTCTTAGAATGTTCACGCTCCACTAGTAAAGGCTTGAAGCTCACGTTGTTAGAAAAGGCTTATATGACTTCAATTCAATATTGTAGAGGACAAGAGAAAAAATTAGTCCTCGGGTACCTACAATTTGAAACCAAAACTATTATAGTTGTATAAGTGGAAACTTGAATTCAATGCCCACACAAAAAAGAAAGCACATGGTAAAGTTTAAATAGGATTAATGGATTTACCACGTGAATATTAGAGACACAAGACATTATTCAAAATTGCAAGTGGTGGAGGAACACCCATATTAATTAATTATTCAACCAAAAAGCACATGTTTTTTCGGTATGCAAGAATTATGGTGGATATTGATCTATAATCTAGACTTTACTATGAAGTTATTGTGGAATAATATGGATATGCATTCTATGTTAAGGCTATCTTCGAGAAACTACATGAGTTTTGTACTAATTGGCTTACAATAAGACACTCAATACAAAGTTTCAATAAAAATACACCTTCGTCAACCTAGATAGCATAAGGAGCACAACCTTATCAACAAACCTATCCAATTGTATATGTTAGATGCAAAGCTAAACATACGCACCATAGGGGATAAGTTGAACCATCTAAGAAGATCCCTCAAAAGGAACCTGCAAACCCATAATATAACTTTATGCAGAATTAAACATAACCATAACAGATTATAATGAAGGAAATTCCATAAATAATCATACCTAGATAAGAGGAGCCTCTGATACAAGATCGATACTCGCCAAGGCTTGATGGGTCGCCTCAGCAGGAAGACGCCCAAGAAGGGCCATAACTTTGAACAAATGCAAACAACCAATAAGATGGGCATACATGCACACATTGTTGGAACAAATTTGGTTCTATCCTTGAATTTTGAATATAACAAAATATAAAGAACAATTTTGTAATTTAATAATTTTTTGAATATGAAGAATTTGAACAAGTCAGATGATGGATAAAGCAGACTCTGAACAAGCCATACGCATATCAAAACTGAGCAAAACAGACTTTGGACTCTAGAAAAAGAATGACTCTGGACTCTGGACAAAGAAAGACTCTGAAGTCTAGACATCATCATACTCTAACCAAAATAAAAGTACGAAGAAATGATAAACTAATAGTCAACCTCTGGATATCCCAGCCAACACTTATAAAGGCTTGAAGCTCACGTTGTTAGAAAAGGCTTATATGACTTCCAATTCAATATTGTAGAGGACAAGAGAAAAAATTAGTCCTTGGGTACCTACAATTTGAAACCAAAACTGTTATAGTTGTATAAGTGGAAACTTGACTTCAATTCCCACACAAAAAAGAAAGCACATGTTCAAGTTTGAATATGATTAATGGATCTACCACATGAATATTAGAGAAACAAGACATTATTCAAAATGGTGGAAGAGTAAACATGTTCCACCCACGAAGATTGTGCATTCTTATGGGACTTGTGAGTACTcttatatgattttttttattcaTAATGCACTAACTTTTCAGATGCAAGAAAGTGAAGTGTCAAAGAGGAAGATAACCGATAAACCTAGGAAATGAGTTAAAGAAAAACAATGATGATTCCTCAAGAGCTATACTCTAGAATGCAAAAGAAAGTAAACTTTATCAAACGTGTATGTCATACTCTAAATTTTGTCCCACCTAATTCATATGTATTCATTCATTTGCAgtcattcatttcatttcatttcatttgcatCTCATTGTTTGGATTAATGACTTATGGTCATTTCATTTGGTCATGAAGGTTTTATTTTCATGCATAAATCAATATCGATGGCTAAGAACTTTGGGCCAATCTTTTTTACGGATCCATCTTGATCAATGCATATATCCATGCATAATTGGGAGATTCTTTGATTAATAGGTATGACACATTTGTCTAAAACATATGAGTCTGGGCCTTTGTGGTTTTGTTGGACTTTATGTCAAGTCTATGTTTGCTTAAGCCTTTCACTTATGTCCCTCTTAAATCCATTAACATATGATTTTCATCTATTCTTCAATCTAGACTTATGTCTAAGTTTAATTTTTGGGATGTTTGGAAAGCCAATATTCGAGGTGAAGTTGAATTAAAATACTTTTTTTTATTAAGAAAGTCGTGATGAATTACAAGAGTTTTTTACTACTATCTTAATGCATGTGTTCACACCCTAAGATAAGGGATTTCCATTCATTATCACCCCCATTACATAATTGTTAATTTCATTCAAATAGAATTTCGAAGAAAAAAAACTTTTCATTTCACATTCTGATAGTATGCATTCATATTGCATGATTCACATTCATAAGACATATTCATTCATGCATACATTACCTCACTTTAAAACCAAGTGTTTCTTTTTTTAGTTTGATTTTCAATTGGTCTTATATTCATAATGTATTAATTCAAGGACCAAATTGATTTCTATGGGAACACATTTCCTTTTATTCTTGTTCACAGCGGCATAATTCAAAATTTAATTGAATTCAAAGTAATAAATATGCATTCATTTTTTAAAGTAATTTCAAAGGGGTACATGTACATTACGTCAATAAGTTACAAAGAGAGTTTTATGTGTCATTCAAGTCTTGATACACTTGGGGTCTTCACTATATATTTAAAAACAAAAGTGGGACCTAAGACCTAACTCTAATGGCCTTCAAGTCTCCATGTGAAATCCAAGTTTGGCTCCAAGCAACTTTACCTTAGAACCTAACATCAAAACAAGGAAATTCAGTTAGAAACCATGaaaaaaaatagcaaaaatcaaattcaaaaaagGAGAGGGAAAAAtaagttgttgttgttgttacaAACTTTATGTTACCAGTTTTTTTACTGCTATATTCAATTGAAAAAATAAGAAAAAGTTAAAAAACAACAGTGCAGCAGTAGACAGTACACCAATTTGAACCTTACTTTCTGCAGCAAAATAAAACAATGTCTATCCTTTCAATTTTCTTCAACACATAAACCTTTTGCACTCAATATAAGAAGAAGATCAGTAAGCAGTGAGGGAGATAGAATTCGATTTTTGGAGAGGGGATAATAGGAAACTTTTTTTTCAAAATCGATTGAAGCAGATAACACCAAAATCGTTTGAAACTGATAACACCAAAATCGATTGAAATAGGGCCTAGGAAATGACTTAAAGAAAATCAATTATGACTCTTCAAGAGATATACTCTAGCATGCAAAAGAAAGTAGACTTTATCAAATGTGTCAAATCACTTGCACATAACACTCAAGTGTTTCCGTTCCCAAGAGTCCTAATGATGACGCCTCCGAAAATATGCTTGAAGTATATATCATTAAATGTGTGAATCCCCAAGAAATCATAACGTCTTCTTTTGCTCTTTCAAACGTAAATGTGAGGGTGGACGACAGTCGAGGCTGAAGTAACAAACCCTTGTCTTGCTATGCATAGACACAAACTTTGGGGGCAGTTGTTGTGGACCGACCATAGCGACCCCGACTGACCACCCTGAAAAAATATTAATCCTTCAAGAATCTTCCCAGCGCGTGAAGATTCTTCTCTTGATGATCACAAAAGATCTAAATTATTAGTGCATCCAACGACTCTCCGCAATTTACTCATAACAAATAGCAAATTTGTTATTCTCTCTTTCTATTATATAGAGAGAATGCGTTGAATTCATGTAACAAGTTTTAAACTCAATTTTAATTCAATATTCTCCTTCATACTAACTTGAGCATTGGAGTGTTAACCCTGCATATCAGCCCTCTCTCCACTGTGTCGGAAGCTCAGATCTGTCATCACTCCCGATCTTCACTTCATTTATGATTTTAGAGCAGAACAAAATTAAAAGAATATATAAAGTCAATTCAATAGCTAATTATTGTCATCACCAATTAGAATTTTTGAAATTTCCATGTATAAAAGAATCATGTTATATAAATATTGGTACTCATATTATTTCAAATGTTGTAAATACTTAATGTTTAACGACAAATCTTTTACGAACAAATAATCAATAAGTTTTTTAAAGCCGCAAAAAACTTTAATTGCTATTATGCGAAATTGTTCACTAGTTCAAATGGTTCATTTCctataaaaaaaaatttaagcCGCATAAAACTTTAAATGCTATTATGCAAAATTTTGAGGATTTCTTAATGCATCTTTAATATTTTTTAGTCATTACgtaaaattatttaaatatttttagTTTTTAGAAATACATATCCAGACGCACCAATTTATAAATAAATGTTGAAATATTTCAAAGATGTATCTCCGGAACAATTTAAAACATTCAATACATCGCACTCAAAAATCATTTATATTTGAATTGtaccggagatgcatcttcgttCATATTCCAGAGATACATCTCTGTAACGTCTCAGAACTTAGTCTTTCATGTTATATTTTGtttatttgaatttaaatgaagatttaaacCATACATACAATCGAAAACAAAAACCTACATAAAAAATTCTAGATGGTCAAAAAATGTCATACATAAATAAAATATCAATAAATGTCAAAATGTCATACAATCGAGACCAATACAGTAGTAAGACtgtcaaaataaaataaagacCATGGTACTACTACTTACTAAGACATTACTATGTATGTCTGACTACCTCTCATCTACCTCCTCTGCTTCCTCGTCCATCAATCTCACTCGTCAGCCTACATTGTCTCTGGTACATCAATGCCTCATGTGTCTCCTGCATGATGGCATCTAGAACCTGCCTCATATCAGACCCATCAGAGAATATACCTCTGTCAATGCCTGCCTACGCAATCTCCACTATGTGATGGCACCTAGGCAAGATCTTCGGCATGATCTAGTTGTGTCTTCTCCTCTTCTAGTATCTCCTGATGAGCTGGTCTTGACAGATCTCATTGTGCATCCTACACCATGTACGGatgtgacaccctgaagaacCATTTGATGTATCATTCGATGTAGCTCTAGACGCTCTCAACTATGGAAGCATGTGCCTCCTTCGGTACCAGGTGActctcataatcatcaaacatgtcaTTTATGTGTATACGTGTCAAGGTATGAGGAGCAGAGATGACAGAGTGTTTAGGAATGGTATGAATGCATTTGAACTATCGTATGACAAAGAAACTATCAAATACCAATCATTGTTACCGTCAGTAGTGTGACGCTGCCTATGACTTGCTTCGTCTTCCACATACAGCCCTCTCTCAGCTTCGAATATAGGTAGATCAAACAAGTTGTCATTCAGTTGTACTCATGGATCCGCTCGAAATCCACGAAGTAACGTAGGTAGACGACGTCTATATATGTGGCCCTCTTATCCAAAAAAATTACAGTGCCAACCAAATAAAACATGTATGCTCTCAATGCATGTGATTTATGGAACGCCGCCTGCTCATCATCACCATCAACATGTTGTGCACTTAGGAGCGCATCCTCATATACCTTCTTCAGGTATACAAATCCAGCATGAGCACCCCTGGTTTTATCTAACTTATTCACCGCCTCCCCTAGATCAACCCCCGGATACTCTACCATCATTTCGAGTGCCTCGTCTTTGGTCATCCTCCTATGATATAGGAATCTCCCCCTGATCGGAAGTTGTAGCAAACACGAGACATCGTcgagtgtgatagacatctcaccaTGCGGGAGATT containing:
- the LOC127088348 gene encoding classical arabinogalactan protein 7, giving the protein MSSSSSSSSNIAFFFIITLLSTLASGLAPTTTPSSDAPKSSPVPASSPKASHAATPPPTTTATPPPTTTSTPPPTTSTAPSPTESQSQSPTSTATPPQASSPSSTTPASEESPAASPTESPPAPVSPTTSPSMSPFASGPTDDAVAADGPADAPASSAPAAFFRVAVGGSAAAFVAVALLM